The sequence AGGATAATGACCTCCTCCTCAGGTTTGGGACGTTGCGACGTTTCCACCCACCAATTCAAACCCCAGGCACAGAGGATGCCCAGGCAAAAAGCCAGCACAAATCCTAACCCCAGGGGAATCGCAAACATCGGTTGCCCAAACACCACCACCGGGAGCAAGGGTTGCCAATTTTGCACCAAAAAACCCAACAGCAATACCCCCAAACCCAACCCCACCCACTTCATCGCCACCGCCGCAAAGGAACACAATCAATATCCAATTGATCCAAAGCCCGTGCCACCACAAAATCCACCAAATCTAATACGGATTGGGGTTGATGATACCAAGCTGGAATCGCCGGGACAATCCGCGCGCCTGCCTCCGCCAAAGTGGTCAAATTCCGCAGATGAATCAAACTAAACGGGGTTTCCCGGGGCACCAACACCAACCGCCGCCCTTCCTTGAGATGCACATCTGCTGTACGTTCCAACAAATCCCCGCTCATGCCACCAGCCAATTTCGCCACCGTCCCCATACTGCACGGCATCACCACCATTCCCCGCGTGCGGTAGGAACCACTGGCAATCCCCGCCCCCACATCATTCCAGTGATGGCAAATTAATTTCCCTGCCGTTTCTACCCCCACCTGTTGCCGCCAAAATTCCGCCTGGGTCGCCACCGCCGGGATTTTTACCCCCATTTCCTCCCGCCAAACCGTGTAGGCTCCCTTGGAGAAGATGAGTTCAACAATGTACTCCGAT comes from Synechococcus sp. C9 and encodes:
- a CDS encoding flavin prenyltransferase UbiX, coding for MSGASLPIVLAVTGASGQIYALQALKYLLQSEYIVELIFSKGAYTVWREEMGVKIPAVATQAEFWRQQVGVETAGKLICHHWNDVGAGIASGSYRTRGMVVMPCSMGTVAKLAGGMSGDLLERTADVHLKEGRRLVLVPRETPFSLIHLRNLTTLAEAGARIVPAIPAWYHQPQSVLDLVDFVVARALDQLDIDCVPLRRWR